The sequence CGTGAACAGGCGGCGTTCGTGCAGCCGGTGGGCGCGGTCCTGCCAGAATTCGATGGCGGTCGGCGTCACGCGATAACCGCCCCAATGCGGCGGGCGCGGCACGTCGCCACCCTCGAACCGGGCCTTCATTTCATCGAACCGCGCTTCGAACGTCGCGCGGTCGGCCAGCGGGCGCGACTGGTCGCTGGCCCAGGCGCCAAGCTGTGAGTCGCGGCTGCGGCTGGCGAAATAGGCGTCGGATTCGGCGTCGGTGGCGGGGGCGACGGTCCCCTCGATCCGGATTTGCCGGCGCAGCGATTTCCAGTGAAACAGCAGCGCGACATGCGTGTTCGCTGCCAGATCGCCCGCCTTGCGGCTTTCGCGATTGGTGTAGAAGACGAATCCGTCCGGGCCATGCCCCTTGAGCAACACCATGCGGACCGACGGGCGACCCGCTGCATCGGCGGTGGCCAGCGCCATCGCGTTCGAGTCGTTCAATTCGCTGGTTCGCGCTTCCGCGAACCATGCGTCGAACAGCGTAAAGGGATCGTCGGCCATGATCGCGGCGACATACGCCTGTCATGTGGGGCTGTCGAGGAACACAAGCGGCGCTCACGCTTTGAATCGGCCTCGCAACGAACGGGATTGGATGCGTCATGGCTGCGCGCGCTTACTGGCAGGGGCAGATCCGCCTCGCCCTCGTCTCGATCCCGGTGGAAATCTATTCGGCGACGCGCAGCGGTGCCTCGATCAGCTTTCGCCAGATCCACGAACCCACGGGTAAGCCGATCAAATATGAGAAGGTCGTCACCGGCGTCGGCCCGGTGGATGCCGACGAGATCATGAAGGGCTTCGAGATCGAGAAGGGCAGCTATGTCCTGCTCGATCAGGACGAGATCGAGGCGGTGAAGCTGGAATCGAAAAAGACGCTGGAGTTGACCCAGTTCGTCGACGCGCACGAGATTGACGTGCTTTATTACGAAAAGCCCTATTTCGTTGTCCCGGCCGACGATCTGGCGGAAGAAGCGTTCATCGTGCTGCGCGAGGCGTTGAAGCGCACCAAGAAGGTCGGGCTGGGCCAGTTGGCGCTGCGCGGCCGCGAATATGTCGTCAGCCTGAAACCATGCGGGCGCGGCATGGTGCTGGAGACGCTGCGTTATGCCGATGAAGTGCACAAGGCGCAGGGCTATTTCCGCGACATTCCCGACGATGCGCCCGATGCCGATCTGCTCGATCTGGCCGAAACGCTGATCGAGAAAAAGGCGGGCAAGTTCGACCCGTCGGTCTTTCACGACCGCTATGTCGACGCGCTGAAAGGGCTGATCGAGCGCAAGACCAAGGCCAAGGGCGGCAAGATCGTCGAGGATGCCGACGACGATTCGCCCGCCCGGCGCGGTTCGAACGTCGTCGACCTGATGGCTGCGCTGAAGAAGAGTCTGGAGAAGCCGGGCGAGACGACCGGCGGCACGCCGCGAAAGGCGCCCGCCAAAAAGGCTGCGGCGAAGAAGCCTGCGCCCCGCAAATCCCCGGCCCGCAAGCGCGCGTGAGCGGGTTGTTGCTGAACGCACCGATTGCGCTCGACGCGCTGGGATGGGATGCGGTCGCACGGCTGGGCGGTGCGACAGCGGCGGGGCTGTTGCTGGGCGTCGACCGCGAGGTGCGTGGGCACGGGCCGGGACTGCGGACCCATGCCATCATCTGTTTTTCGACCGCGCTGCTGACGGTGGCGTCGATCGCGCTTTACCTGCAACTGGGCGGCCCCGAAGCGCGACTGGACCCGCTGCGCGTGATCGAGGGGACGGCGGCGATGGTCGGCGTAATGGCGGGCGCGCTGATCGTGTTCAGCAAGGGGGAGGTCAAGAACCTGACCACCGCCGCGCATCTGTGGCTGGCGGCAGCGATCGGCATCACCTTTGGCGCGGGGCAATATCCGCTGGCGCTGATGGGGATCGGCGTGGCGGTAGTGCTGTTGACGGTGTTGCGCGCGGTCGAGCAGCGGGCGCCGGAGCGTGACGATGGCTGAGCGCGATCCGCTTGCGACCTATAACGCCAAGCGCGATTTCGCGCGTACCGCCGAACCGGCAGGGTCGCTGGCGGCGGGCAACGGCAATTCGTTCGTCGTGCAAAAGCATGACGCGACGCGCCTGCATTGGGATTTTCGCATCGAACTGGACGGCGTGCTGAAAAGCTGGGCGGTGACGCGCGGCCCCAGCCTGGACCCCGCCGAAAAGCGGCTGGCCGTGCGGACCGAGGATCATCCGCTGTCCTATGCCAGCTTTGAAGGAACGATTCCGGCGGACGAATATGGCGGCGGCACCGTCATGCTGTGGGACCGGGGCACATGGTCGCCGATCAAGGGCAAGTCGGCCAGCGACCTGGAAAAAGGGCATCTGCACTTCGTTCTGGATGGCGAGCGGATGAAGGGCGAGTGGCTGCTGATCCGCCTCAAACCGCGCGGGCGGGAGAAGCGGGAGAACTGGCTGCTCAGGAAAATCGATGATCCACATGCCGGGGGCGCCGACGAACTGGTCGAAACCGCGCTGACCAGCATCGATACCGGCCGCACGATGCAGGAAATCGCCGAGGGCAAGAAGGTGAAGCGCGCCGGGAAGAGCGTGCGCAAGGCGACGCGGCCCAAGTCGCAGGATGTGCAGCTTGCCACGCTGACCGATGCGGTGCCGGCGGGCAATGGCTGGCTGCACGAGGTGAAATATGACGGCTATCGCGCGCTGATCGCGACCGGCGGCGATGGCCCGCGCGTCTATACGCGATCCGGCCTCGACTGGACCGACAAGTTTCCCGCCATTGCAGACGCCATGGCCGCGATCGACACGCCCGCGCTGATCGACGGTGAGATCGTCGCGATGAAGGACGGCAAGCCTGATTTCTCGACCTTGCAGGATGCGATTTCGAACGGCGGCGGCGACATGATGCTGTTCGCCTTCGACCTGTTGGCGGCGGGCGGGGACGATCTGCGCGCGTTGCCGCTGGTCGAGCGCAAGCAGCGCTTGCAGGCGCT is a genomic window of Sphingomonas sp. IW22 containing:
- the pdxH gene encoding pyridoxamine 5'-phosphate oxidase, which codes for MADDPFTLFDAWFAEARTSELNDSNAMALATADAAGRPSVRMVLLKGHGPDGFVFYTNRESRKAGDLAANTHVALLFHWKSLRRQIRIEGTVAPATDAESDAYFASRSRDSQLGAWASDQSRPLADRATFEARFDEMKARFEGGDVPRPPHWGGYRVTPTAIEFWQDRAHRLHERRLFTATDDGWREGMLYP
- a CDS encoding Ku protein: MAARAYWQGQIRLALVSIPVEIYSATRSGASISFRQIHEPTGKPIKYEKVVTGVGPVDADEIMKGFEIEKGSYVLLDQDEIEAVKLESKKTLELTQFVDAHEIDVLYYEKPYFVVPADDLAEEAFIVLREALKRTKKVGLGQLALRGREYVVSLKPCGRGMVLETLRYADEVHKAQGYFRDIPDDAPDADLLDLAETLIEKKAGKFDPSVFHDRYVDALKGLIERKTKAKGGKIVEDADDDSPARRGSNVVDLMAALKKSLEKPGETTGGTPRKAPAKKAAAKKPAPRKSPARKRA
- a CDS encoding MgtC/SapB family protein; its protein translation is MSGLLLNAPIALDALGWDAVARLGGATAAGLLLGVDREVRGHGPGLRTHAIICFSTALLTVASIALYLQLGGPEARLDPLRVIEGTAAMVGVMAGALIVFSKGEVKNLTTAAHLWLAAAIGITFGAGQYPLALMGIGVAVVLLTVLRAVEQRAPERDDG